A portion of the Panthera tigris isolate Pti1 chromosome E1, P.tigris_Pti1_mat1.1, whole genome shotgun sequence genome contains these proteins:
- the KCNJ12 gene encoding ATP-sensitive inward rectifier potassium channel 12 isoform X3, with protein MESPVMGELGRKCPPATSEGWVGAEARAGVARSASHAVFSITGDAPPGAGLGASQGPPTPGMTSAGRANPYSIVSSEEDGLHLVTMSGANGFGNGKVHTRRRCRNRFVKKNGQCNIEFANMDEKSQRYLADMFTTCVDIRWRYMLLIFSLAFLASWLLFGVIFWVIAVAHGDLEPAEGRGRTPCVMQVHGFMAAFLFSIETQTTIGYGLRCVTEECPVAVFMVVAQSIVGCIIDSFMIGAIMAKMARPKKRAQTLLFSHNAVVALRDGKLCLMWRVGNLRKSHIVEAHVRAQLIKPRVTEEGEYIPLDQIDIDVGFDKGLDRIFLVSPITILHEIDEASPLFGISRQDLETDDFEIVVILEGMVEATAMTTQARSSYLANEILWGHRFEPVLFEEKNQYKIDYSHFHKTYEVPSTPRCSAKDLVENKFLLPSANSFCYENELAFLSRDEEDEADGDQDGRSPQARHDFDRPQAGGGGGGLEQRPYRRESEI; from the coding sequence atggagagtCCGGTGATGGGTGAGTTAGGGCGAAAGTGTCCGCCCGCCACGTCcgagggctgggtgggggcggaAGCTCGGGCCGGAGTGGCCCGCTCCGCCAGCCATGCCGTCTTCTCCATTACAGGAGACGCCCCACCCGGAGCCGGCCTGGGGGCGAGccagggcccccccacccccgggatgACCTCGGCCGGCAGGGCCAACCCCTACAGTATCGTGTCGTCAGAGGAGGACGGGCTGCACCTGGTCACCATGTCGGGCGCCAACGGCTTCGGCAACGGCAAGGTGCACACGCGGCGCAGGTGCCGAAACCGCTTCGTCAAGAAGAACGGCCAGTGCAACATTGAGTTCGCCAACATGGATGAGAAGTCGCAGCGCTACCTGGCCGACATGTTCACCACGTGCGTGGACATCCGCTGGCGCTACATGCTGCTCATCTTCTCGCTGGCCTTCCTCGCCTCCTGGCTGCTGTTCGGTGTCATCTTCTGGGTCATCGCCGTGGCCCACGGCGACCTGGAGCCGGCAGAGGGCCGCGGCCGCACGCCCTGCGTGATGCAGGTCCACGGCTTCATGGCGGCCTTCCTCTTCTCCATCGAGACGCAGACCACCATCGGCTACGGGCTGCGCTGTGTGACGGAGGAGTGCCCCGTGGCCGTCTTCATGGTGGTGGCGCAGTCCATCGTGGGCTGCATCATCGACTCCTTCATGATCGGCGCCATCATGGCCAAGATGGCTCGGCCCAAGAAGCGGGCACAGACGCTGCTGTTCAGTCACAACGCCGTGGTGGCCCTGCGTGACGGCAAGCTCTGCCTCATGTGGCGCGTGGGCAACCTGCGTAAGAGCCACATCGTGGAGGCCCACGTGCGGGCCCAGCTCATCAAGCCGAGGGTCACCGAGGAGGGCGAGTACATCCCGCTGGACCAGATCGACATCGATGTCGGCTTTGACAAGGGCCTCGACCGCATCTTCCTCGTGTCACCCATCACCATCCTGCATGAGATCGACGAGGCCAGCCCGCTGTTTGGCATCAGCCGGCAGGACCTGGAGACAGATGACTTCGAGATCGTGGTCATCCTGGAGGGCATGGTGGAGGCCACGGCCATGACCACGCAGGCCCGCAGCTCCTACCTGGCCAACGAGATCCTGTGGGGCCACCGCTTTGAGCCTGTCCTCTTTGAGGAGAAGAACCAGTACAAGATCGACTACTCCCACTTCCACAAGACCTACGAGGTGCCCTCCACACCCCGCTGCAGCGCCAAGGACCTGGTGGAGAACAAATTCCTGCTTCCCAGTGCCAACTCCTTCTGTTATGAGAACGAGCTGGCCTTTCTGAGCCGTGATGAGGAGGACGAGGCAGACGGAGACCAGGATGGCCGCAGCCCCCAGGCCCGGCATGACTTTGATAGACCCCAggccggtggcggcggcggcggcctcgAGCAGCGGCCCTACAGACGGGAGTCAGAGATCTGA
- the KCNJ12 gene encoding ATP-sensitive inward rectifier potassium channel 12 isoform X1 has protein sequence MPAALTLSDPYFLGDFAHSLSFYLRNRGAGCERDLVDFLCVVLGGKPTEEGFPSLCDTLGGSQVPSPGTDTRSHCSSLPCLGAAGQVRGCLAGGSSAPGWALRPLILPILSLAGLEPLRAPVGAAMTRWTSLQASRPHKPAPCDPVASRRHLSTPSLATSAWRVQGPGAEPSSRRSLRGPHNRRLPASRAGRKQHPPLQPQASAPQTHGDAPPGAGLGASQGPPTPGMTSAGRANPYSIVSSEEDGLHLVTMSGANGFGNGKVHTRRRCRNRFVKKNGQCNIEFANMDEKSQRYLADMFTTCVDIRWRYMLLIFSLAFLASWLLFGVIFWVIAVAHGDLEPAEGRGRTPCVMQVHGFMAAFLFSIETQTTIGYGLRCVTEECPVAVFMVVAQSIVGCIIDSFMIGAIMAKMARPKKRAQTLLFSHNAVVALRDGKLCLMWRVGNLRKSHIVEAHVRAQLIKPRVTEEGEYIPLDQIDIDVGFDKGLDRIFLVSPITILHEIDEASPLFGISRQDLETDDFEIVVILEGMVEATAMTTQARSSYLANEILWGHRFEPVLFEEKNQYKIDYSHFHKTYEVPSTPRCSAKDLVENKFLLPSANSFCYENELAFLSRDEEDEADGDQDGRSPQARHDFDRPQAGGGGGGLEQRPYRRESEI, from the exons ATGCCTGCAGCTCTAACTCTCTCTGATCCTTACTTTCTGGGTGACTTTGCTCATAGTCTCAGTTTCTACCTGAGAAACAGGGGAGCAGGGTGTGAACGTgaccttgttgattttctctgtgTGGTTTTAGGAGGAAAGCCGACAGAAGAGGGGTTCCCCAGCCTGTGTGACACACTCGGTGGGTCCCAAGTGCCCAGCCCGGGCACAGACACCAGGAGTCACTGCAGCAGCCTTCCCTGTCTGGGCGCTGCTGGCCAGGTGCGAGGCTGCCTGGCTGGTGGGAGCAGCGCGCCAGGCTGGGCTCTCCGGCCTTTGATTCTTCCGATTCTGTCCCTTGCAGGCCTCGAGCCGCTCAGAGCCCCAGTTGGAGCAGCCATGACCCGCTGGACATCCCTCCAGGCCTCCAGGCCACATAAACCTGCCCCCTGCGATCCGGTGGCCTCCCGCCGGCATCTAAGTACCCCGAGCCTGGCCACCTCCGCCTGGAGGGTCCAGGGACCCGGGGCTGAGCCATCTTCTCGGCGCAGTCTCCGGGGTCCCCACAATCGCCGGCTCCCTGCCTCCCGGGCTGGGCGGAAGCAGCATCCACCATTACAGCCTCAGGCCTCGGCTCCTCAGACCCATG GAGACGCCCCACCCGGAGCCGGCCTGGGGGCGAGccagggcccccccacccccgggatgACCTCGGCCGGCAGGGCCAACCCCTACAGTATCGTGTCGTCAGAGGAGGACGGGCTGCACCTGGTCACCATGTCGGGCGCCAACGGCTTCGGCAACGGCAAGGTGCACACGCGGCGCAGGTGCCGAAACCGCTTCGTCAAGAAGAACGGCCAGTGCAACATTGAGTTCGCCAACATGGATGAGAAGTCGCAGCGCTACCTGGCCGACATGTTCACCACGTGCGTGGACATCCGCTGGCGCTACATGCTGCTCATCTTCTCGCTGGCCTTCCTCGCCTCCTGGCTGCTGTTCGGTGTCATCTTCTGGGTCATCGCCGTGGCCCACGGCGACCTGGAGCCGGCAGAGGGCCGCGGCCGCACGCCCTGCGTGATGCAGGTCCACGGCTTCATGGCGGCCTTCCTCTTCTCCATCGAGACGCAGACCACCATCGGCTACGGGCTGCGCTGTGTGACGGAGGAGTGCCCCGTGGCCGTCTTCATGGTGGTGGCGCAGTCCATCGTGGGCTGCATCATCGACTCCTTCATGATCGGCGCCATCATGGCCAAGATGGCTCGGCCCAAGAAGCGGGCACAGACGCTGCTGTTCAGTCACAACGCCGTGGTGGCCCTGCGTGACGGCAAGCTCTGCCTCATGTGGCGCGTGGGCAACCTGCGTAAGAGCCACATCGTGGAGGCCCACGTGCGGGCCCAGCTCATCAAGCCGAGGGTCACCGAGGAGGGCGAGTACATCCCGCTGGACCAGATCGACATCGATGTCGGCTTTGACAAGGGCCTCGACCGCATCTTCCTCGTGTCACCCATCACCATCCTGCATGAGATCGACGAGGCCAGCCCGCTGTTTGGCATCAGCCGGCAGGACCTGGAGACAGATGACTTCGAGATCGTGGTCATCCTGGAGGGCATGGTGGAGGCCACGGCCATGACCACGCAGGCCCGCAGCTCCTACCTGGCCAACGAGATCCTGTGGGGCCACCGCTTTGAGCCTGTCCTCTTTGAGGAGAAGAACCAGTACAAGATCGACTACTCCCACTTCCACAAGACCTACGAGGTGCCCTCCACACCCCGCTGCAGCGCCAAGGACCTGGTGGAGAACAAATTCCTGCTTCCCAGTGCCAACTCCTTCTGTTATGAGAACGAGCTGGCCTTTCTGAGCCGTGATGAGGAGGACGAGGCAGACGGAGACCAGGATGGCCGCAGCCCCCAGGCCCGGCATGACTTTGATAGACCCCAggccggtggcggcggcggcggcctcgAGCAGCGGCCCTACAGACGGGAGTCAGAGATCTGA
- the KCNJ12 gene encoding ATP-sensitive inward rectifier potassium channel 12 isoform X2, with protein sequence MTRWTSLQASRPHKPAPCDPVASRRHLSTPSLATSAWRVQGPGAEPSSRRSLRGPHNRRLPASRAGRKQHPPLQPQASAPQTHGDAPPGAGLGASQGPPTPGMTSAGRANPYSIVSSEEDGLHLVTMSGANGFGNGKVHTRRRCRNRFVKKNGQCNIEFANMDEKSQRYLADMFTTCVDIRWRYMLLIFSLAFLASWLLFGVIFWVIAVAHGDLEPAEGRGRTPCVMQVHGFMAAFLFSIETQTTIGYGLRCVTEECPVAVFMVVAQSIVGCIIDSFMIGAIMAKMARPKKRAQTLLFSHNAVVALRDGKLCLMWRVGNLRKSHIVEAHVRAQLIKPRVTEEGEYIPLDQIDIDVGFDKGLDRIFLVSPITILHEIDEASPLFGISRQDLETDDFEIVVILEGMVEATAMTTQARSSYLANEILWGHRFEPVLFEEKNQYKIDYSHFHKTYEVPSTPRCSAKDLVENKFLLPSANSFCYENELAFLSRDEEDEADGDQDGRSPQARHDFDRPQAGGGGGGLEQRPYRRESEI encoded by the exons ATGACCCGCTGGACATCCCTCCAGGCCTCCAGGCCACATAAACCTGCCCCCTGCGATCCGGTGGCCTCCCGCCGGCATCTAAGTACCCCGAGCCTGGCCACCTCCGCCTGGAGGGTCCAGGGACCCGGGGCTGAGCCATCTTCTCGGCGCAGTCTCCGGGGTCCCCACAATCGCCGGCTCCCTGCCTCCCGGGCTGGGCGGAAGCAGCATCCACCATTACAGCCTCAGGCCTCGGCTCCTCAGACCCATG GAGACGCCCCACCCGGAGCCGGCCTGGGGGCGAGccagggcccccccacccccgggatgACCTCGGCCGGCAGGGCCAACCCCTACAGTATCGTGTCGTCAGAGGAGGACGGGCTGCACCTGGTCACCATGTCGGGCGCCAACGGCTTCGGCAACGGCAAGGTGCACACGCGGCGCAGGTGCCGAAACCGCTTCGTCAAGAAGAACGGCCAGTGCAACATTGAGTTCGCCAACATGGATGAGAAGTCGCAGCGCTACCTGGCCGACATGTTCACCACGTGCGTGGACATCCGCTGGCGCTACATGCTGCTCATCTTCTCGCTGGCCTTCCTCGCCTCCTGGCTGCTGTTCGGTGTCATCTTCTGGGTCATCGCCGTGGCCCACGGCGACCTGGAGCCGGCAGAGGGCCGCGGCCGCACGCCCTGCGTGATGCAGGTCCACGGCTTCATGGCGGCCTTCCTCTTCTCCATCGAGACGCAGACCACCATCGGCTACGGGCTGCGCTGTGTGACGGAGGAGTGCCCCGTGGCCGTCTTCATGGTGGTGGCGCAGTCCATCGTGGGCTGCATCATCGACTCCTTCATGATCGGCGCCATCATGGCCAAGATGGCTCGGCCCAAGAAGCGGGCACAGACGCTGCTGTTCAGTCACAACGCCGTGGTGGCCCTGCGTGACGGCAAGCTCTGCCTCATGTGGCGCGTGGGCAACCTGCGTAAGAGCCACATCGTGGAGGCCCACGTGCGGGCCCAGCTCATCAAGCCGAGGGTCACCGAGGAGGGCGAGTACATCCCGCTGGACCAGATCGACATCGATGTCGGCTTTGACAAGGGCCTCGACCGCATCTTCCTCGTGTCACCCATCACCATCCTGCATGAGATCGACGAGGCCAGCCCGCTGTTTGGCATCAGCCGGCAGGACCTGGAGACAGATGACTTCGAGATCGTGGTCATCCTGGAGGGCATGGTGGAGGCCACGGCCATGACCACGCAGGCCCGCAGCTCCTACCTGGCCAACGAGATCCTGTGGGGCCACCGCTTTGAGCCTGTCCTCTTTGAGGAGAAGAACCAGTACAAGATCGACTACTCCCACTTCCACAAGACCTACGAGGTGCCCTCCACACCCCGCTGCAGCGCCAAGGACCTGGTGGAGAACAAATTCCTGCTTCCCAGTGCCAACTCCTTCTGTTATGAGAACGAGCTGGCCTTTCTGAGCCGTGATGAGGAGGACGAGGCAGACGGAGACCAGGATGGCCGCAGCCCCCAGGCCCGGCATGACTTTGATAGACCCCAggccggtggcggcggcggcggcctcgAGCAGCGGCCCTACAGACGGGAGTCAGAGATCTGA
- the KCNJ12 gene encoding ATP-sensitive inward rectifier potassium channel 12 isoform X5, translating to MTSAGRANPYSIVSSEEDGLHLVTMSGANGFGNGKVHTRRRCRNRFVKKNGQCNIEFANMDEKSQRYLADMFTTCVDIRWRYMLLIFSLAFLASWLLFGVIFWVIAVAHGDLEPAEGRGRTPCVMQVHGFMAAFLFSIETQTTIGYGLRCVTEECPVAVFMVVAQSIVGCIIDSFMIGAIMAKMARPKKRAQTLLFSHNAVVALRDGKLCLMWRVGNLRKSHIVEAHVRAQLIKPRVTEEGEYIPLDQIDIDVGFDKGLDRIFLVSPITILHEIDEASPLFGISRQDLETDDFEIVVILEGMVEATAMTTQARSSYLANEILWGHRFEPVLFEEKNQYKIDYSHFHKTYEVPSTPRCSAKDLVENKFLLPSANSFCYENELAFLSRDEEDEADGDQDGRSPQARHDFDRPQAGGGGGGLEQRPYRRESEI from the coding sequence atgACCTCGGCCGGCAGGGCCAACCCCTACAGTATCGTGTCGTCAGAGGAGGACGGGCTGCACCTGGTCACCATGTCGGGCGCCAACGGCTTCGGCAACGGCAAGGTGCACACGCGGCGCAGGTGCCGAAACCGCTTCGTCAAGAAGAACGGCCAGTGCAACATTGAGTTCGCCAACATGGATGAGAAGTCGCAGCGCTACCTGGCCGACATGTTCACCACGTGCGTGGACATCCGCTGGCGCTACATGCTGCTCATCTTCTCGCTGGCCTTCCTCGCCTCCTGGCTGCTGTTCGGTGTCATCTTCTGGGTCATCGCCGTGGCCCACGGCGACCTGGAGCCGGCAGAGGGCCGCGGCCGCACGCCCTGCGTGATGCAGGTCCACGGCTTCATGGCGGCCTTCCTCTTCTCCATCGAGACGCAGACCACCATCGGCTACGGGCTGCGCTGTGTGACGGAGGAGTGCCCCGTGGCCGTCTTCATGGTGGTGGCGCAGTCCATCGTGGGCTGCATCATCGACTCCTTCATGATCGGCGCCATCATGGCCAAGATGGCTCGGCCCAAGAAGCGGGCACAGACGCTGCTGTTCAGTCACAACGCCGTGGTGGCCCTGCGTGACGGCAAGCTCTGCCTCATGTGGCGCGTGGGCAACCTGCGTAAGAGCCACATCGTGGAGGCCCACGTGCGGGCCCAGCTCATCAAGCCGAGGGTCACCGAGGAGGGCGAGTACATCCCGCTGGACCAGATCGACATCGATGTCGGCTTTGACAAGGGCCTCGACCGCATCTTCCTCGTGTCACCCATCACCATCCTGCATGAGATCGACGAGGCCAGCCCGCTGTTTGGCATCAGCCGGCAGGACCTGGAGACAGATGACTTCGAGATCGTGGTCATCCTGGAGGGCATGGTGGAGGCCACGGCCATGACCACGCAGGCCCGCAGCTCCTACCTGGCCAACGAGATCCTGTGGGGCCACCGCTTTGAGCCTGTCCTCTTTGAGGAGAAGAACCAGTACAAGATCGACTACTCCCACTTCCACAAGACCTACGAGGTGCCCTCCACACCCCGCTGCAGCGCCAAGGACCTGGTGGAGAACAAATTCCTGCTTCCCAGTGCCAACTCCTTCTGTTATGAGAACGAGCTGGCCTTTCTGAGCCGTGATGAGGAGGACGAGGCAGACGGAGACCAGGATGGCCGCAGCCCCCAGGCCCGGCATGACTTTGATAGACCCCAggccggtggcggcggcggcggcctcgAGCAGCGGCCCTACAGACGGGAGTCAGAGATCTGA
- the KCNJ12 gene encoding ATP-sensitive inward rectifier potassium channel 12 isoform X4 has protein sequence MESPVMGDAPPGAGLGASQGPPTPGMTSAGRANPYSIVSSEEDGLHLVTMSGANGFGNGKVHTRRRCRNRFVKKNGQCNIEFANMDEKSQRYLADMFTTCVDIRWRYMLLIFSLAFLASWLLFGVIFWVIAVAHGDLEPAEGRGRTPCVMQVHGFMAAFLFSIETQTTIGYGLRCVTEECPVAVFMVVAQSIVGCIIDSFMIGAIMAKMARPKKRAQTLLFSHNAVVALRDGKLCLMWRVGNLRKSHIVEAHVRAQLIKPRVTEEGEYIPLDQIDIDVGFDKGLDRIFLVSPITILHEIDEASPLFGISRQDLETDDFEIVVILEGMVEATAMTTQARSSYLANEILWGHRFEPVLFEEKNQYKIDYSHFHKTYEVPSTPRCSAKDLVENKFLLPSANSFCYENELAFLSRDEEDEADGDQDGRSPQARHDFDRPQAGGGGGGLEQRPYRRESEI, from the exons atggagagtCCGGTGATGG GAGACGCCCCACCCGGAGCCGGCCTGGGGGCGAGccagggcccccccacccccgggatgACCTCGGCCGGCAGGGCCAACCCCTACAGTATCGTGTCGTCAGAGGAGGACGGGCTGCACCTGGTCACCATGTCGGGCGCCAACGGCTTCGGCAACGGCAAGGTGCACACGCGGCGCAGGTGCCGAAACCGCTTCGTCAAGAAGAACGGCCAGTGCAACATTGAGTTCGCCAACATGGATGAGAAGTCGCAGCGCTACCTGGCCGACATGTTCACCACGTGCGTGGACATCCGCTGGCGCTACATGCTGCTCATCTTCTCGCTGGCCTTCCTCGCCTCCTGGCTGCTGTTCGGTGTCATCTTCTGGGTCATCGCCGTGGCCCACGGCGACCTGGAGCCGGCAGAGGGCCGCGGCCGCACGCCCTGCGTGATGCAGGTCCACGGCTTCATGGCGGCCTTCCTCTTCTCCATCGAGACGCAGACCACCATCGGCTACGGGCTGCGCTGTGTGACGGAGGAGTGCCCCGTGGCCGTCTTCATGGTGGTGGCGCAGTCCATCGTGGGCTGCATCATCGACTCCTTCATGATCGGCGCCATCATGGCCAAGATGGCTCGGCCCAAGAAGCGGGCACAGACGCTGCTGTTCAGTCACAACGCCGTGGTGGCCCTGCGTGACGGCAAGCTCTGCCTCATGTGGCGCGTGGGCAACCTGCGTAAGAGCCACATCGTGGAGGCCCACGTGCGGGCCCAGCTCATCAAGCCGAGGGTCACCGAGGAGGGCGAGTACATCCCGCTGGACCAGATCGACATCGATGTCGGCTTTGACAAGGGCCTCGACCGCATCTTCCTCGTGTCACCCATCACCATCCTGCATGAGATCGACGAGGCCAGCCCGCTGTTTGGCATCAGCCGGCAGGACCTGGAGACAGATGACTTCGAGATCGTGGTCATCCTGGAGGGCATGGTGGAGGCCACGGCCATGACCACGCAGGCCCGCAGCTCCTACCTGGCCAACGAGATCCTGTGGGGCCACCGCTTTGAGCCTGTCCTCTTTGAGGAGAAGAACCAGTACAAGATCGACTACTCCCACTTCCACAAGACCTACGAGGTGCCCTCCACACCCCGCTGCAGCGCCAAGGACCTGGTGGAGAACAAATTCCTGCTTCCCAGTGCCAACTCCTTCTGTTATGAGAACGAGCTGGCCTTTCTGAGCCGTGATGAGGAGGACGAGGCAGACGGAGACCAGGATGGCCGCAGCCCCCAGGCCCGGCATGACTTTGATAGACCCCAggccggtggcggcggcggcggcctcgAGCAGCGGCCCTACAGACGGGAGTCAGAGATCTGA